A DNA window from Pseudomonas wuhanensis contains the following coding sequences:
- the glyA gene encoding serine hydroxymethyltransferase yields the protein MFSRDLTIAKYDADLFAAMEQEAQRQEEHIELIASENYTSPAVMEAQGSVLTNKYAEGYPGKRYYGGCEFVDVVEQLAIDRAKELFGADYANVQPHAGSQANSAVYLALLQAGDTILGMSLAHGGHLTHGASVSSSGKLYNAVQYGIDANGLIDYDEVERLAVEHKPKMIVAGFSAYSQILDFPRFRAIADKVGAYLFVDMAHVAGLVAAGVYPNPVPFADVVTTTTHKTLRGPRGGLILARANADIEKKLNSAVFPGAQGGPLEHVIAAKAICFKEALQPEFKAYQQQVVKNAQAMAGVFIERGFDVVSGGTQNHLFLLSLIKQEISGKDADAALGKAFITVNKNSVPNDPRSPFVTSGLRFGTPAVTTRGFKEAECKELAGWICDILADLNNEAVIDAVREKVKAICKKLPVYGA from the coding sequence ATGTTCAGCCGTGATTTGACTATTGCCAAGTACGACGCCGACCTTTTTGCCGCCATGGAGCAAGAAGCTCAGCGCCAGGAAGAACACATCGAGCTGATCGCTTCGGAAAACTACACCAGCCCAGCGGTGATGGAAGCTCAAGGCTCGGTACTGACCAACAAGTACGCCGAAGGTTATCCGGGCAAGCGCTACTACGGTGGTTGCGAGTTCGTCGACGTGGTTGAGCAACTGGCCATCGACCGCGCCAAAGAATTGTTCGGCGCCGATTACGCCAACGTTCAGCCACACGCCGGTTCCCAAGCCAACAGCGCCGTTTACCTGGCCCTGCTGCAAGCGGGCGACACTATTCTGGGCATGAGCCTGGCCCACGGCGGTCACCTGACCCACGGTGCCAGCGTTTCGTCCTCCGGCAAGCTGTACAACGCTGTTCAGTACGGCATCGACGCCAACGGCCTGATCGACTACGACGAAGTCGAGCGTCTGGCGGTTGAACACAAGCCAAAAATGATCGTGGCCGGTTTCTCTGCCTACTCGCAGATCCTCGACTTCCCGCGCTTTCGCGCTATCGCTGACAAAGTTGGCGCTTACCTGTTCGTCGACATGGCTCACGTGGCCGGTCTGGTCGCCGCTGGCGTCTACCCGAACCCGGTTCCATTCGCTGACGTCGTGACCACCACCACGCACAAGACCCTGCGCGGTCCACGTGGCGGTCTGATCCTGGCTCGCGCCAACGCCGACATCGAGAAGAAGCTGAACTCCGCGGTATTCCCGGGCGCCCAGGGCGGCCCGCTGGAGCACGTGATCGCTGCCAAGGCGATCTGCTTCAAGGAAGCGCTGCAGCCTGAGTTCAAGGCCTACCAGCAACAAGTGGTGAAAAACGCCCAGGCCATGGCCGGCGTGTTCATCGAGCGCGGTTTCGACGTGGTGTCGGGCGGTACTCAGAACCACCTGTTCCTGCTGTCGCTGATCAAGCAGGAAATCTCCGGTAAAGACGCCGATGCCGCACTGGGCAAAGCGTTCATCACCGTGAACAAGAACTCGGTACCGAACGATCCACGCTCCCCGTTCGTCACCTCCGGTCTGCGTTTCGGTACACCGGCAGTGACCACTCGCGGCTTCAAGGAAGCAGAGTGCAAAGAACTGGCCGGCTGGATCTGCGACATCCTGGCTGACCTGAACAACGAAGCGGTGATCGATGCCGTTCGTGAGAAGGTCAAGGCTATCTGCAAGAAGCTGCCGGTGTATGGCGCTTAA